A genomic region of Nymphaea colorata isolate Beijing-Zhang1983 chromosome 2, ASM883128v2, whole genome shotgun sequence contains the following coding sequences:
- the LOC116248393 gene encoding protein IQ-DOMAIN 13, with protein MGKKGNWLSLLKRVFIPSSSGKTVSTVNALNVKPEEAAKERKKWGFVKLKHNGPSSIEKILQEAEREGRVASTVVAAKVEEEKRPPPPPSSRRRAAEVQQAPRPNSNHRDAEQQQQQQQQGSPQHTRQPKAAEEFVHSAARPNSYTKVAGPSSQHAAAIKIQTAFRGYLARRSFRAIKGLIRLQSMLKSPNVLRQTMNTMKCMQQLVRVQTEINARRLQMLESPKVFNSQSLQKNETELELSRSNLQEDWDYSVLTKEETDTRVQRKVEATIHRERALAYAYSHQASKGMSKSAQALIMELRSAKLPWGWNWIEQQASNQTPDRLATSGNPKLASVNVRPTSSGSRRTSLAFEPSLDEPTPRYSRSPLGIRSAKGPKPASVDGSPWHRHHRVVAATPLRDDESMTSCPPLASPNYMVPTISAKAKIRSQVSPSAKSQGLEPTKRRLSFASARSPFSSLSWGKGSIFTSKEANSRGPLGLNMGMHSPGRLSIDSTMSLPVGVGRKSFR; from the exons ATGGGCAAAAAGGGAAATTGGCTATCCCTGTTAAAGAGAGTCTTCATTCCTAGCTCCAGCGGCAAGACCGTCTCTACCGTGAATGCCTTGAAT gtgaagccagaggaagcggcgaaggagagaaagaagtggGGGTTTGTGAAGCTGAAGCATAATGGACCAAGTAGCATCGAGAAGATACTGCAAGAGGCAGAGAGGGAAGGGCGCGTCGCCTCCACGGTCGTTGCTGCCAaggtagaagaagaaaagcGGCCACCACCTCCCCCAAGTTCCCGTCGCAGAGCTGCCGAAGTTCAGCAGGCACCCCGTCCAAATTCTAACCACAGAGATGctgagcagcagcagcagcagcagcagcagggtTCACCACAACACACTCGCCAACCCAAAGCGGCTGAGGAATTCGTGCATTCTGCGGCCCGCCCAAATTCTTACACCAAAGTAGCCGGACCCTCGAGCCAACATGCAGCAGCCATCAAAATCCAGACAGCTTTTAGAGGTTACCTG GCAAGAAGAAGCTTTCGAGCAATCAAGGGCCTCATAAGGCTTCAGAGCATGCTGAAGAGCCCAAATGTGCTCCGCCAAACTATGAACACCATGAAATGTATGCAACAGCTTGTCAGGGTCCAAACGGAGATCAACGCGAGGAGGCTGCAGATGCTTGAGAGCCCGAAGGTCTTCAACAGCCAATCCCTTCAGAAGAACGAGACAGAGCTTGAGCTG TCCAGAAGCAATCTCCAAGAAGACTGGGATTATAGCGTTTTGACAAAAGAGGAGACTGATACAAGGGTGCAGCGGAAGGTAGAGGCCACCATTCACAGAGAAAGAGCCCTGGCTTACGCATATTCTCACCAG GCATCTAAAGGCATGTCGAAGTCTGCTCAAGCATTGATCATGGAACTCAGATCAGCAAAGCTCCCGTGGGGTTGGAACTGGATCGAGCAACAGGCCTCAAATCAAACACCTGATCGCCTGGCAACCAGTGGCAATCCAAAACTTGCTTCAGTCAATGTTAGGCCCACTTCAAGTGGTTCCAGGCGCACATCGCTGGCCTTCGAACCAAGCTTAGATGAGCCTACACCAAGATATTCAAGATCTCCCCTAGGCATTAGGAGTGCAAAAGGTCCAAAGCCAGCATCTGTGGATGGCTCACCTTGGCACAGACATCACAGAGTTGTTGCAGCCACACCATTGAGGGATGATGAGAGCATGACAAGCTGCCCCCCACTTGCTAGTCCCAATTACATGGTGCCCACTATTTCAGCCAAGGCCAAGATCAGATCCCAAGTCAGTCCAAGTGCCAAGTCTCAAGGTCTGGAGCCTACCAAGCGCAGACTGAGCTTCGCCTCGGCTAGGAGCCCATTTAGCTCACTTAGTTGGGGCAAGGGTTCCATCTTCACCAGCAAGGAGGCTAACTCTCGTGGGCCGCTTGGGTTAAACATGGGCATGCATTCCCCAGGAAGACTAAGTATCGACTCAACCATGTCTTTGCCTGTGGGAGTTGGGAGGAAGTCCTTTAGATGA
- the LOC116247138 gene encoding uncharacterized protein LOC116247138 has translation MKKGLHPQLQWISYVTPSGRLIQAMMTKIHHVGKVYHFRAKRQMAQSVGQIAKFNRRYRRKQEEEGEQK, from the coding sequence ATGAAGAAAGGACTGCATCCACAGCTGCAATGGATTTCATATGTAACACCTTCTGGAAGACTGATCCAGGCAATGATGACAAAAATACATCATGTTGGTAAAGTTTATCACTTTAGAGCAAAGCGCCAAATGGCTCAGAGTGTAGGTCAAATTGCAAAATTCAACAGACGCTATCGCCgcaagcaagaagaagaaggagaacaGAAGTAA